The Bosea beijingensis genome contains the following window.
GAGAGTTCCCGCTCGGCCTGTGCCAGTTTGCGCTGGGCGTCGGCGGAGCGCGACGGGCGGACATAGGTCGGCCAGAGACTGGACGATGCCGGATCGCTGTGAAGCGGCTCTGCGGCAGAGGTTTCCGGGGTTGCGGAGAGTGCGGTCTGCTGTGGTTGAACGAGGCGATTATCCTCGGAAACGACGGCGTTCGCGCGGCGAAGACGATCCAGTTTTTGCATGGGCTTAGGCGAACACTACGCTTCGTTAACCTGAAACCCAGTCCTAGCCCGGCAGGGTTAAGAGACCGTTCCGCCGGTCCGCTTTCCGGTGTCCGAAGCTGGCGCGCTCAGGCTTGCGACAAGCATCAACGCGTCTGCTTTTCCGCAGTCGGCGCGGCAGCATCGTCGTCCTGGAGCACGCGCCAGGCGGCGCCTTCGAGATCGGCGAACTGAC
Protein-coding sequences here:
- the ccoS gene encoding cbb3-type cytochrome oxidase assembly protein CcoS, with protein sequence MNIIVILFPLALGLGLLGLGAFFWCMRSGQFADLEGAAWRVLQDDDAAAPTAEKQTR